The genome window CATCCGGGCCAAGGCGATCTCGCAACCCAGGTCGGCCCAATAAGCCGCTTTGCTGGCATCGCGAATCACCGCGCGCACCGGTTGCTGCGCTGCGAGGAGCGCATGCGCCAACGCGCCGCCGACCTTGCCTGTGATACCTGTAATGACGTACATGAGCGTTACACCTCTGGGTTCCAATGAAGGGAGCCCAGCATAAAGACCCGCCTGCGATGACAGAATAGCGATTCCGTCACTGCTTTAATGACCCCCAGTCATTAATCAGCCAGCGGTGGCAAACGCCGTTTTACCGGGGTTTTCTTGACGATGGCGGTGTTGGTTTCGGCATACGCGTTGAGCCGGTCGAGCAGGCTGTCGAGGTGGTCCATGGTGCGCACGTGCAGGCGGGCGATAAAGCAGTCATCGCCGGTGACTTTGTCGCACTCGGTGAACTCCGGGATCGCCTGGATCTGGCGCTCCACCTCCTGCAATTGGCCAGGCAACGGCCGGATGCGCACGATGGCTTGCAACAAGTAGCCGAAGTGCCTGGGGTCGATATCGACGGTGTAGTGGGTCAGCACGCCGCGCTCTTCGAGGCGCCGCAGGCGTTCGCCGACACTCGGCGATGACAGCCCGGTGATGCCCGCCAGGGCCTTGAGGGACAGGCGCGAGTCGTCCATCAAAGCGGCGATCAGTTGCTGGTCGATGGTGTCAATCATGCGATGTGCCTAATAAGAAAAGGTGATTGCGGCGTTTTGCCTTTTTTAGTCGCTGGAGCGGCTGACACGCAGATTGCCATAATTGAGCCTCACTTGAGGAGCCTCTATCGTGGACACATCTATCCGTCGCGGGTCGTGGGAAATGGTTGCCGCCATGCTGATTTCGGGCAGCATCGGCTGGTTTGTGCTGGTGTCGGGCGTCTCGGTGATCGAAGTGGTGTTCTGGCGCTGCGTGATAGGCGCGCTGACCTTGTTGCTGGTCTGTGCGTTGCTGGGTTACCTGCGACTGAACCTGCTCACCTGGGCCAAGCTTGGCCTGGCGATGCTCAGCGGCGTGGCCATTGTCGGCAACTGGTTGCTGTTGTTCGAATCCTATTCGCGCGCGTCCATCGCCATCAGTACCGCGGTGTATAACGTGCAGCCGTTCATGCTGGTGATGCTGGCGGCGGTATTGCTCGGCGAAAAGATCACCGTGC of Pseudomonas fluorescens contains these proteins:
- a CDS encoding Lrp/AsnC family transcriptional regulator — encoded protein: MIDTIDQQLIAALMDDSRLSLKALAGITGLSSPSVGERLRRLEERGVLTHYTVDIDPRHFGYLLQAIVRIRPLPGQLQEVERQIQAIPEFTECDKVTGDDCFIARLHVRTMDHLDSLLDRLNAYAETNTAIVKKTPVKRRLPPLAD